One stretch of Streptomyces sp. R21 DNA includes these proteins:
- a CDS encoding TetR/AcrR family transcriptional regulator, whose product MGHREDLLEGAKRCLLEKGFLRTTARDIVKESGTNLASIGYHYGSKDALLVQAYVSLIERVGESFDPGLGGEVTAAPGSLERFQEVWASIIRSVPESRAIWLLSFELIFQGDRLPEVRKLLAAAQEEGRSGIVPLFNGIPEDQLDKETVDSEGRFYQTLLNGLMVQWLFDPDTATTADQLTEGLRRVIGAAATTRG is encoded by the coding sequence ATGGGACACCGTGAGGATCTGCTCGAAGGCGCCAAGCGCTGCCTGCTGGAGAAGGGGTTCCTGCGCACCACCGCGCGGGACATCGTCAAGGAGTCGGGAACCAACCTGGCGTCCATCGGCTACCACTACGGATCGAAGGACGCGCTGCTCGTGCAGGCGTACGTCTCGCTGATCGAGCGCGTCGGCGAGAGCTTCGATCCCGGGCTGGGCGGGGAAGTCACCGCGGCCCCCGGATCGCTGGAGCGATTCCAGGAGGTGTGGGCGAGCATCATCCGCTCGGTGCCCGAGTCGCGGGCGATCTGGCTGCTGAGCTTCGAGCTCATCTTCCAGGGCGACCGGCTCCCCGAGGTGCGCAAGCTGCTGGCGGCGGCGCAGGAGGAGGGCCGTTCGGGGATCGTGCCCCTGTTCAACGGCATCCCCGAGGACCAGCTCGACAAGGAGACCGTCGACTCGGAGGGCCGCTTCTACCAGACCCTCCTCAACGGGCTCATGGTCCAGTGGCTCTTCGATCCCGACACGGCGACCACCGCCGACCAGCTCACCGAGGGGCTGCGCCGGGTGATCGGGGCCGCGGCGACGACGCGGGGCTGA
- a CDS encoding helix-turn-helix transcriptional regulator, which translates to MDPVSQTFGTPLIGRNDELARLTGMLDRAQEGNPRAVLIAGDAGVGKTRILTEAAAHAARTGMTVLTGHCVDLGDVGLPYLPFTEILGALAADERFAPALAAHSAVDRLLGCGTEGSRLQLFEDVAGLLADVADIVPLLLVLEDLHWADQSSRDLLRFLLSRGILQRSAGGAATHRLAVCASYRADDLHRRHPLRPLLAELVRLPAVDRLELRPMADAEVACLVRALHSETLPDTTVSRIVERAEGNAFYAEELVAATADTPPCGSGPASEAMPSGLADVLLIRIEQLSETAQQVLRTAAVAGRRVEHDLLRDAVQLGEDELESALREAVGRMLLVPGDDATYSFRHALTREAVYADLLPGERVRLHRSFAQLLAGRGDPAKSAAERAHHSRESHDLADALAASLQAADHAHRLGAPAEQLRHLETALELWPAVDPAARPQDQDTVTLMLRASAAAMHAGESHRAVSLTRTALARAGSDVDSELAARVRYTLAGNLLRVDNLTAAFTYSSEALALIPAEPPSRTWVWAAATHVMAARFVGDDETARRVAHQALRTAEELRLPDAQADLMISLVGIEGPGRRTPEGRERLRRARELARSAGNDSVEIRALFSLAIGSYESGALDECLTWLSDGLERAGRTGLLSSPYALELRYLQSLILYTLGRWDECARAADGDAERLPMSSRFATGPALYVALARGEQSAVDRARDLLDQPFDWMATLVAGIVLTDAAALSGDPEAAVERVRGTLAALADGATNERPDVGVRLAALALAAVADRAEELRLTGDTAGAEHVVETATELVELARTTAAKGQDGSEQGPEGLAWLARAEAEWTRTVSGPDVAAWEKAVTAFAYDDPYELARCRRRLAEALLTAGRRTEAAEQASAAREVAVRLGATPLLDAVDALVRRGRLADAPPAPGGATALTARENDVLRLLARGRSNRQIGEELYISGKTASVHVSNILAKLGAASRGEAVAVAYREGLIEAE; encoded by the coding sequence ATGGACCCCGTGTCACAGACCTTCGGTACGCCGCTCATCGGCCGGAACGACGAACTGGCCCGGCTGACCGGGATGCTCGACCGCGCCCAGGAGGGCAACCCCCGCGCCGTACTGATCGCGGGAGACGCCGGTGTCGGCAAGACCCGCATCCTGACAGAGGCCGCCGCGCACGCCGCCCGGACCGGCATGACCGTGCTCACCGGTCACTGCGTCGACCTCGGCGACGTGGGCCTGCCGTATCTCCCGTTCACCGAGATCCTCGGCGCGCTGGCCGCCGACGAGAGGTTCGCCCCCGCCCTGGCGGCGCACTCCGCGGTCGACCGGCTGCTCGGCTGCGGCACCGAGGGCAGCCGGCTCCAGCTCTTCGAGGACGTGGCCGGTCTGCTGGCCGACGTCGCCGACATCGTGCCGCTGCTGCTGGTCCTCGAAGACCTGCACTGGGCGGACCAGTCCTCGCGCGACCTGCTGCGGTTCCTGCTCAGCCGCGGGATCCTGCAACGGTCCGCGGGCGGCGCCGCCACGCACCGCCTCGCGGTGTGCGCGTCGTACCGGGCCGACGACCTGCACCGCCGCCATCCCCTGCGCCCGCTGCTGGCCGAGCTGGTGCGGCTGCCCGCCGTCGACCGGCTCGAACTGCGGCCGATGGCCGACGCGGAGGTGGCCTGCCTGGTGCGCGCCCTGCACAGCGAGACGCTCCCGGACACCACCGTCAGCCGCATCGTCGAACGCGCCGAGGGAAACGCCTTCTACGCGGAGGAGTTGGTCGCCGCGACCGCCGACACCCCGCCCTGCGGCTCCGGCCCGGCGTCCGAGGCGATGCCGAGCGGCCTCGCCGATGTCCTGCTCATCCGCATCGAGCAGCTCTCCGAGACCGCCCAGCAGGTGCTGCGCACGGCCGCCGTCGCCGGGCGCCGCGTCGAGCACGATCTGCTGCGCGACGCCGTCCAACTGGGCGAGGACGAGCTGGAGTCGGCGCTGCGCGAAGCCGTCGGCCGGATGCTCCTGGTCCCCGGCGACGACGCCACCTACTCCTTCCGGCACGCCCTCACCCGCGAGGCCGTCTACGCCGATCTGCTGCCCGGGGAGCGCGTCCGGCTGCACCGGTCGTTCGCCCAACTGCTGGCCGGGCGCGGCGACCCGGCCAAGAGCGCGGCCGAGCGCGCCCATCACTCACGCGAGAGCCACGACCTCGCCGACGCCCTCGCCGCCTCCCTCCAAGCGGCCGACCACGCGCACCGGCTCGGCGCGCCCGCGGAGCAACTGCGCCATCTGGAGACCGCGTTGGAGCTGTGGCCCGCGGTGGACCCCGCCGCGCGCCCCCAGGACCAGGACACGGTGACCCTCATGCTGCGCGCCTCGGCCGCGGCCATGCACGCCGGCGAGAGCCATCGCGCGGTCTCCCTCACCCGCACCGCGCTCGCCCGGGCGGGCTCGGACGTCGACTCCGAACTGGCCGCCCGCGTCCGCTACACCCTCGCCGGCAACCTCCTGCGGGTCGACAACCTGACGGCCGCGTTCACGTACAGCAGCGAGGCACTGGCGTTGATCCCGGCCGAGCCCCCGTCGCGTACCTGGGTGTGGGCCGCGGCCACCCACGTCATGGCGGCACGGTTCGTGGGCGACGACGAGACGGCCCGGCGCGTCGCCCATCAGGCCCTGCGTACCGCCGAGGAACTCCGGTTGCCTGACGCCCAGGCCGACTTGATGATCTCCCTGGTCGGTATCGAGGGCCCGGGCCGGCGCACTCCCGAGGGCCGGGAGCGGCTGCGGCGGGCCCGCGAGCTGGCCCGGAGCGCGGGCAACGACTCCGTCGAGATACGGGCGCTGTTCAGCCTCGCCATCGGGAGCTATGAGTCCGGCGCCCTCGACGAATGCCTGACCTGGCTCTCGGACGGGCTGGAGCGCGCGGGCCGCACCGGGCTCCTCTCCTCGCCGTACGCCCTGGAGCTGCGCTATCTCCAGTCCCTGATCCTCTACACGCTGGGCCGCTGGGACGAGTGCGCCCGCGCTGCCGACGGCGACGCCGAACGGCTGCCCATGTCCAGCCGGTTCGCCACCGGCCCCGCCCTGTACGTGGCGCTGGCCCGCGGAGAGCAGTCCGCCGTCGACCGGGCCCGCGACCTCCTCGACCAGCCGTTCGACTGGATGGCGACGCTCGTCGCGGGCATCGTGCTCACCGACGCCGCGGCCCTGAGCGGCGATCCTGAGGCCGCCGTCGAGCGGGTCCGCGGCACGCTCGCCGCGCTCGCCGACGGGGCGACCAACGAGCGGCCGGACGTCGGTGTACGGCTCGCCGCGCTCGCCCTGGCCGCGGTCGCCGACCGCGCCGAGGAACTGCGCCTGACCGGCGACACGGCAGGCGCCGAGCACGTGGTGGAAACCGCCACCGAGCTGGTGGAGCTGGCCCGGACCACGGCCGCGAAGGGCCAGGACGGCAGCGAGCAGGGTCCTGAGGGGCTCGCGTGGCTGGCCCGCGCGGAGGCGGAGTGGACGCGCACGGTGTCCGGGCCGGACGTCGCGGCCTGGGAGAAGGCGGTCACCGCGTTCGCGTACGACGACCCGTACGAACTGGCCCGTTGCAGGCGCAGGTTGGCCGAGGCACTGCTCACGGCGGGCCGTCGGACGGAGGCCGCCGAGCAGGCCTCCGCCGCTCGCGAGGTCGCCGTGCGGCTGGGTGCGACGCCGCTGCTGGACGCCGTGGACGCGCTCGTCCGGCGCGGGCGCCTGGCCGACGCCCCGCCGGCACCGGGCGGGGCCACGGCCCTGACGGCCCGCGAGAACGACGTCCTACGGCTCCTCGCCCGCGGCCGCTCCAACCGCCAGATCGGCGAGGAGCTGTACATCAGCGGCAAGACCGCGAGTGTGCACGTCTCCAACATCCTGGCGAAGCTGGGGGCTGCCAGCCGCGGGGAGGCTGTCGCGGTCGCGTACCGGGAAGGGCTGATCGAGGCGGAGTGA
- a CDS encoding PucR family transcriptional regulator: protein MRENARVTGDFQAGRSGGRGDYQELVDEISTLLGAPATLENRDFELIAFGAYDSDRDFDEASLDPVRTRSILTRRSTSAVRTWFEGFGIARATGPVRIPPTPEAGVYRGRICLPVRHRGVVLGYVWLLDDDPGPSDEQLTAAMEVASRIGALLADEVQAGADLTRELRAVLTAERGWQRDMAVAELRTALGARGDGLHTVVCVAPWPSADPDDAPSVRTVPGATALCTVPWGAAGQSLALLVRLRATDVLTPALTAASRLLERTGGPGAAAGIAVPRGGLTELGAAWQEASAAARAVLAEPRLGPVAEWASIGPFRLLTALPPEAAHDPAVRTLLSPAHRELARTTEVFLDCAGQAGRTAAELGIHRQTLYYRLSRVEQLTGLDLDDGEDRLLLHMALKGARL from the coding sequence GTGCGGGAGAATGCCCGAGTGACGGGTGATTTCCAGGCGGGCCGGAGCGGTGGCCGGGGCGATTACCAGGAGCTGGTCGACGAGATCTCGACCCTTCTGGGCGCTCCCGCGACGCTGGAGAACCGCGATTTCGAGCTGATCGCCTTCGGCGCGTACGACAGCGACCGGGACTTCGACGAGGCCTCCCTCGACCCCGTCCGCACCCGCTCGATCCTCACGCGCCGCTCGACGTCGGCGGTCCGCACCTGGTTCGAGGGCTTCGGCATCGCGCGGGCCACCGGCCCGGTCCGTATCCCGCCCACCCCGGAGGCGGGCGTCTACCGGGGACGGATCTGCCTGCCCGTACGCCACCGGGGTGTCGTCCTCGGCTATGTGTGGCTGCTCGACGACGACCCCGGACCCTCCGACGAGCAGCTGACTGCGGCCATGGAGGTCGCCTCGCGGATCGGCGCGCTGCTCGCGGACGAGGTGCAGGCGGGCGCGGACCTGACGCGCGAGCTGCGGGCGGTGCTCACCGCCGAGCGCGGCTGGCAGCGGGACATGGCGGTCGCGGAGCTGCGCACGGCGCTCGGCGCGCGCGGCGACGGCCTGCACACGGTGGTGTGCGTCGCCCCGTGGCCGTCCGCCGACCCGGACGACGCCCCTTCCGTCCGTACGGTGCCGGGCGCGACCGCGCTGTGCACGGTGCCGTGGGGTGCGGCGGGCCAGAGCCTGGCGCTGCTGGTGCGGCTGCGCGCGACGGACGTGCTCACGCCCGCGCTGACGGCGGCTTCCCGACTGCTGGAGCGCACCGGCGGCCCAGGGGCGGCGGCCGGGATCGCGGTCCCCCGCGGTGGGCTCACCGAGCTGGGCGCCGCCTGGCAGGAGGCGTCGGCCGCCGCGCGGGCCGTGCTGGCCGAGCCGCGCCTCGGCCCGGTCGCCGAGTGGGCGTCGATCGGCCCGTTCCGCCTCCTCACCGCGCTCCCCCCGGAGGCCGCCCACGACCCCGCCGTACGCACCCTGCTCTCCCCCGCCCACCGTGAACTCGCCCGCACCACCGAGGTGTTCCTCGACTGCGCGGGCCAGGCGGGCCGCACGGCAGCGGAGTTGGGCATCCACCGCCAGACGCTGTACTACCGCCTGTCGCGGGTCGAGCAGCTCACGGGCCTGGACCTCGACGACGGCGAGGACCGGCTGCTGCTGCACATGGCGCTGAAGGGGGCGCGGCTGTGA
- a CDS encoding proline dehydrogenase family protein, translated as MLGPVILAASRSDKMRRFVSAAPGTKQVVARFIAGETVDQVVPIVQDAVDKGLEVTLDVVGEDITTREQAYAARDAYLELIEHLKALDLGTKAEMSIKLSMFGQALDDGHELALANVRPVVEAAAAIGTTVTLDAEDHTTLDSMFAIHEELRKDFPQTGCVIQAYLFRTEADARRLAAAGSRVRLVKGAYKEPAEVAYQVKAETDKAYVRILRILMEGDGYPMIGSHDPRLISVAQELARRAGRKLDEYEFQMLYGIRSEEHLRLAAEGHRMRVYTAYGTDWYGYFMRRLAEKPANLLFFARSILTKG; from the coding sequence GTGCTGGGTCCCGTGATTCTCGCCGCGTCGCGCAGCGACAAGATGCGCCGCTTCGTGTCGGCGGCCCCCGGCACCAAGCAGGTGGTCGCCCGATTCATCGCCGGCGAGACGGTCGACCAGGTCGTCCCGATCGTCCAGGACGCCGTCGACAAGGGTCTCGAAGTCACCCTCGACGTCGTCGGCGAGGACATCACGACGCGCGAGCAGGCGTACGCCGCCCGGGACGCGTACCTGGAGCTGATCGAGCACCTCAAGGCGCTGGACCTCGGCACGAAGGCCGAGATGTCCATCAAGCTGTCCATGTTCGGCCAGGCGCTGGACGACGGCCACGAGCTCGCCCTCGCCAACGTCCGCCCGGTCGTCGAGGCCGCCGCCGCCATCGGCACCACCGTCACGCTGGACGCCGAGGACCACACCACCCTCGACTCGATGTTCGCCATCCACGAGGAGCTGCGGAAGGACTTCCCGCAGACGGGCTGCGTCATCCAGGCCTACCTGTTCCGCACCGAGGCCGACGCCCGCCGCCTCGCCGCCGCCGGCAGCCGGGTCCGCCTCGTGAAGGGCGCCTACAAGGAGCCCGCCGAGGTCGCCTACCAGGTCAAGGCCGAGACCGACAAGGCGTACGTCCGGATCCTGCGCATCCTCATGGAGGGCGACGGGTACCCGATGATCGGCTCCCACGACCCGCGCCTCATCTCCGTCGCGCAGGAACTCGCCCGGCGCGCCGGGCGCAAGCTCGACGAGTACGAGTTCCAGATGCTGTACGGCATCCGCAGCGAGGAGCACCTGCGGCTCGCCGCCGAGGGCCACCGGATGCGCGTGTACACGGCGTACGGCACGGACTGGTACGGCTACTTCATGCGCCGCCTGGCGGAGAAGCCCGCCAACCTCCTCTTCTTCGCACGCTCGATCCTCACCAAGGGCTGA
- a CDS encoding MFS transporter, whose protein sequence is MTTPCRTISPAAPDAATRPPLVTRALMLRFVSMLGSSVSFFLLLSVVPRYATASGAGLATGSLMLSTVLGELAAPRLVARYGYRVALTAGLVLLGAPALVLTASDGMAWIVAVCLVRGLGFALTLVAGGALTATLIPAERRGEGLALVGVVSGVPSLIALPLGVWLAGNVGYGPVAVAAGVAALAAVVSVPGLPDREPDAGKPVGVVSGLRTGGLVRPAVVFATTALAAGIVVTFLPLAVPSAYASVVAVALFVQPAASTAARWMAGRYGDRHGAARLVLPALLLSATGMLITALTGSPVAVVAGVAVFGIGFGVAQNATLSLMYARVPASGYSTVTALWNLAYDGGMGVGAVGFGALAAWTGYPGAFAVTAVLMLAALAPAIRDRRTPDAKAGR, encoded by the coding sequence ATGACGACTCCGTGCAGGACCATCAGCCCGGCGGCCCCCGACGCCGCCACCCGCCCGCCCCTGGTGACCCGGGCCCTGATGCTCCGCTTCGTGAGCATGCTGGGCTCCTCGGTGAGCTTCTTCCTGCTGCTCTCCGTCGTCCCCCGCTACGCGACGGCGTCGGGCGCGGGCCTGGCCACCGGATCGCTGATGCTCTCCACGGTCCTCGGCGAACTGGCCGCTCCCCGGCTCGTCGCCCGCTACGGATACCGGGTGGCGCTGACGGCGGGACTCGTCCTGCTCGGGGCGCCCGCGCTGGTGCTCACGGCATCGGACGGCATGGCGTGGATCGTCGCGGTCTGCCTGGTGCGCGGGCTCGGCTTCGCGCTCACCCTGGTCGCGGGCGGCGCGCTGACAGCGACGCTGATCCCGGCCGAGCGGCGCGGCGAGGGCCTGGCGCTGGTGGGCGTCGTCTCCGGGGTGCCGTCCCTGATCGCGCTGCCGCTGGGCGTGTGGCTCGCCGGGAACGTGGGCTACGGGCCGGTCGCCGTGGCCGCGGGCGTGGCCGCACTGGCGGCGGTCGTCTCGGTGCCGGGTCTGCCGGACCGGGAGCCGGACGCCGGGAAGCCGGTGGGCGTGGTGTCGGGGCTGCGCACCGGGGGCCTGGTCCGGCCCGCCGTCGTCTTCGCGACGACCGCGCTCGCGGCGGGCATCGTCGTGACGTTCCTGCCGCTCGCGGTCCCGTCGGCGTACGCCTCGGTCGTCGCCGTGGCCCTCTTCGTGCAGCCCGCGGCCTCGACCGCGGCCCGCTGGATGGCGGGCCGGTACGGCGACCGGCACGGCGCCGCCCGACTGGTGCTGCCCGCGCTGCTGCTCTCCGCCACGGGGATGCTGATCACGGCTCTGACGGGCAGCCCGGTCGCGGTCGTCGCCGGGGTGGCGGTCTTCGGTATCGGCTTCGGCGTCGCCCAGAACGCCACGCTGTCCCTGATGTACGCGCGGGTCCCGGCCTCCGGGTACAGCACGGTCACCGCACTGTGGAACCTGGCGTACGACGGCGGCATGGGCGTCGGCGCGGTCGGCTTCGGCGCCCTCGCCGCCTGGACCGGCTACCCGGGAGCCTTCGCCGTCACGGCCGTACTGATGCTGGCGGCGCTGGCCCCGGCGATCCGGGACCGCCGGACGCCGGACGCGAAGGCCGGCCGATGA
- a CDS encoding MFS transporter, with the protein MTNSTSTTTSSAGLAGRREWTALGVLMLPLLLVSMDVSVLYFAIPAISADLEPSGTQQLWIFDIYAFVLAGLLMTMGSLGDRIGRRKLLLIGAAAFGTASLIAAYANSAETLIAARAVLGIGGATLMPSTMAIIRTMFTDPGQRAKAIGLWSGVMTAGIALGSVMSGILVQYFWWGSVFLVNLPAMALLLVLGPILLPESKNPEPGRFDLLSVPLSMAAVLPVIYGIKEIPSEGWQTQYVVSVAVGLVFAALFVQRQRTAKSPLISPQLFRGPGFAPAVVLNLVSTFGMMGSAYFTTQYLQSVLGKSSMQAALWSLLPTVLVGVAAPVAAQLVQKGVHRAHVVSGGFVVAACGYGLLAFTGTDSLWLTLAGAGVLASGIVVVMSQMMDLALGTVPVGNAGSASSLLETGAEFGGALGMAVLGSIGTAVYRHDIGSGVPAPAHETLGGALAVAQQMPGRTGDALAAAAREAFTNGMHAAAIGGAVLFLGAAVLATAALRRVHVREPEAVEAEAELGQAVA; encoded by the coding sequence ATGACGAACTCGACGAGCACCACCACAAGTTCGGCCGGACTCGCCGGCCGCCGCGAATGGACCGCACTGGGCGTGCTGATGCTCCCGCTGCTGCTGGTCTCGATGGATGTCTCGGTGCTGTACTTCGCGATCCCGGCGATCAGCGCCGACCTGGAACCGAGCGGCACGCAGCAGCTGTGGATCTTCGACATCTACGCCTTCGTCCTGGCCGGCCTGCTGATGACGATGGGCTCGCTGGGCGACCGCATCGGCCGCCGCAAGCTCCTCCTGATCGGCGCCGCCGCCTTCGGCACCGCCTCACTGATCGCGGCCTACGCGAACAGCGCCGAGACCCTGATCGCGGCCCGCGCGGTCCTCGGCATCGGTGGCGCGACACTGATGCCGTCGACGATGGCGATCATCCGCACGATGTTCACCGACCCCGGTCAGCGCGCGAAGGCGATCGGCCTGTGGTCCGGCGTGATGACGGCCGGCATCGCACTCGGCTCGGTGATGAGCGGCATCCTGGTGCAGTACTTCTGGTGGGGCTCGGTCTTCCTGGTCAACCTGCCCGCGATGGCGCTGCTGCTGGTCCTCGGCCCGATCCTGCTGCCGGAGTCGAAGAACCCCGAACCGGGCCGCTTCGACCTCCTCAGCGTCCCGCTCTCCATGGCCGCCGTCCTGCCCGTCATCTACGGCATCAAGGAGATCCCGTCCGAGGGCTGGCAGACGCAGTACGTCGTCTCGGTCGCCGTCGGCCTGGTCTTCGCCGCCCTCTTCGTCCAGCGCCAGCGCACCGCCAAGTCCCCGCTGATCTCCCCCCAGTTGTTCCGCGGCCCCGGCTTCGCACCGGCCGTCGTCCTCAACCTCGTCTCCACGTTCGGGATGATGGGCTCCGCGTACTTCACCACCCAGTACCTGCAGTCGGTGCTCGGCAAGAGCTCGATGCAGGCCGCGCTCTGGTCGCTGCTCCCCACGGTCCTGGTCGGTGTCGCCGCCCCGGTCGCCGCGCAGCTCGTCCAGAAGGGCGTGCACCGCGCCCACGTCGTGTCCGGCGGCTTCGTCGTCGCCGCCTGCGGCTACGGTCTGCTGGCCTTCACCGGCACGGACTCCCTCTGGCTGACCCTGGCCGGAGCGGGCGTCCTCGCCTCCGGGATCGTCGTGGTGATGTCCCAGATGATGGACCTGGCCCTGGGCACGGTCCCCGTCGGCAACGCGGGCTCCGCCTCCTCGCTGCTGGAGACGGGCGCCGAGTTCGGAGGTGCCCTGGGCATGGCCGTCCTCGGCTCCATCGGCACGGCCGTCTACCGCCACGACATCGGCTCCGGGGTTCCCGCCCCGGCCCACGAGACGCTGGGCGGCGCCCTCGCCGTCGCCCAGCAGATGCCCGGCCGCACCGGTGACGCCCTCGCGGCGGCCGCCCGGGAGGCCTTCACCAACGGGATGCACGCGGCGGCGATCGGCGGAGCGGTGCTCTTCCTCGGGGCGGCGGTCCTGGCCACCGCGGCCCTGCGCCGGGTGCACGTCCGGGAGCCCGAGGCCGTGGAGGCGGAGGCAGAGCTGGGGCAGGCAGTCGCCTGA
- a CDS encoding PLP-dependent aminotransferase family protein, which yields MPLQWAGLSPELLLTVDRESGEQLRAQLERQVRDAIRTGRLGAGERLPSSRELARALGLSRGLVQDCYAQLQCEGYLVTRVGSATRVAAVAHVPPAPRTRTPEPPRLIADFRHGVPDLSSFPLADWLWALREAGRAMPTSDLDYGEPRGSSALREVVAGYLRRVRAAAADPERIVICNGYAQGLGLALRSLAAAGVRAVAYEDPGGPSTAKAAAAVAGLRALPVPVDELGVDVRALDASGARAVIVTPAHQWPTGVVLAPERRLALIEWAKRRDAYVIEDDYDAEFRYDREPVGALQGLAADRVISIGTVSKSLAPALRLGWLLCPSALAVPVAEAKHLGDRGSPTLDQLALARLIESGRYDRHLRRMRATYAARRTALVEALTAHAPAVRLTGLAAGFHAVAHLPEGADERAVVAAARSRAVGLYGMSPCRSSGATDPVQLVLGFGDVGERAIAEGVAAIGDLLNSPTGVHR from the coding sequence ATGCCGCTGCAGTGGGCCGGTTTGTCACCCGAGCTGCTCCTGACCGTCGACCGGGAGAGCGGCGAGCAGCTGCGCGCGCAGCTGGAACGGCAGGTGCGCGACGCGATCCGCACCGGTCGGCTGGGCGCCGGTGAACGGCTCCCCTCCTCCCGCGAACTCGCCCGCGCGCTCGGCCTCTCCCGCGGTCTGGTCCAGGACTGCTACGCCCAACTCCAGTGCGAGGGCTACCTCGTGACCCGCGTCGGCTCGGCCACCCGGGTCGCGGCCGTGGCCCACGTACCGCCCGCCCCGCGCACGCGGACCCCCGAACCCCCGCGCCTGATCGCCGACTTCCGGCACGGCGTACCGGACCTCAGCAGCTTTCCGCTCGCCGACTGGCTGTGGGCGCTGCGTGAGGCGGGCCGCGCGATGCCGACGAGCGACCTCGACTACGGGGAACCGCGCGGGAGTTCGGCCCTGCGCGAGGTCGTCGCCGGATATCTGCGCCGGGTCCGCGCGGCAGCCGCCGACCCCGAACGCATCGTGATCTGCAACGGATACGCGCAGGGCCTCGGCCTCGCCCTGCGCAGCCTGGCCGCCGCCGGGGTACGGGCCGTGGCGTACGAGGACCCGGGCGGACCCTCCACCGCGAAGGCCGCCGCGGCCGTCGCCGGCCTCAGGGCGCTGCCCGTCCCGGTCGACGAACTCGGCGTCGATGTACGGGCGTTGGACGCGTCCGGCGCCCGGGCGGTCATCGTCACCCCGGCCCACCAGTGGCCGACCGGAGTCGTGCTCGCCCCCGAGCGGCGGCTCGCGCTGATCGAGTGGGCCAAGCGGCGGGACGCGTACGTCATCGAGGACGACTACGACGCGGAGTTCCGCTACGACCGTGAACCCGTCGGCGCACTCCAGGGGCTGGCCGCGGACCGGGTGATCTCCATCGGCACGGTCAGCAAGTCCCTCGCCCCGGCGCTGCGCCTCGGCTGGCTGCTCTGCCCGTCCGCACTCGCCGTCCCCGTCGCGGAGGCCAAACACCTCGGCGACCGCGGCTCCCCGACCCTCGACCAGCTCGCCCTCGCGCGACTGATCGAGTCCGGCCGCTACGACCGCCACCTGCGCCGCATGCGCGCCACCTACGCGGCCCGCCGCACCGCCCTCGTCGAGGCCCTCACCGCGCACGCCCCCGCCGTGCGCCTCACCGGCCTCGCCGCCGGATTCCACGCGGTCGCCCACCTGCCCGAAGGCGCCGACGAGCGGGCCGTCGTGGCCGCCGCCAGGTCGCGGGCGGTCGGGCTGTACGGCATGAGCCCGTGCCGGTCCTCGGGGGCGACGGACCCGGTCCAACTGGTCCTCGGATTCGGGGATGTGGGGGAGCGGGCGATCGCCGAGGGTGTCGCGGCGATCGGCGACCTGCTCAACTCCCCGACCGGCGTGCACCGTTGA